Part of the Tenacibaculum sp. SZ-18 genome, AGTAACCAATAAATACTCCCTCTGATGTTGTATTTGATCTACCTGCAGCGTAACCAATAAAAACTGTTCTACTTCCTGATACTGTGAACGAACCGGTGCTGTCTCCGTAAAAGGTATTAAAATCTCCGGAGGAAATATTTACTCCTGAACCAGTACCTGATGTTTCGTTATATGTTTGTGAGTAAGAAAAAACAGTTCCTAACATAGCTAAGACCGTTAGTAATCGTAGTAATTTTTCCATTTATTTTTAAGTTTAGTCTAGGGTAATATACAAATTTTAAGCAAATTATTTAACAAAAACTTAAGTTTTTGAAATTAAATTTTCACCTCAACTAGAGTGCTAAAAACCTTAAAAGAGCGGATAAAAATGAGATTTAAATTTTATAACCTGTAAGATTGTCATATATCTCCTTGTTTAAAACATCTCCGTATAACTATCATACTTTTGGAAACTGTGTAACGCACAAACTATATTATTTCTATTTTCCAGGATAATACTAAGAAATTCTTCAAAATCTTTAGGTTTAGAACCTCGGTATTTAACATTTATACATATCACTAGCAGCTATATCCAAAAGCTTGATCTCTACTTTCCAGTATTTTTGTTTGAATCTTGGGTGCCTGCTATTTGAAAATTTCCAATCTAGTAAGGGTACGAAATTATTAATAGATTTGATTAAGTTTTTATGGAGTATAGAAGCAAAAAAGGTGACGATTAACATTGTCGTTGAATATAACACCCAAGTCGTTAAGCTGAAAAAAAAATATCATTAACACAACAATGATTTATTCAAGGCTATTCGAAACGGGAAAGCTTCTGTAGTAACTGATCATATAGAATCTTTTACAGAAAATGGAATTCAATTAAAATCTGGTGACCATTTAGAGGCTGATATTATTATTACAGCAACAGGCTTACAACTGCAAGTTTTAGGTGGAATGAAATTGCATATTGATAATGAACCGCATCAATTAAATCAAAAAATGACCTATAAGAGTGTTCTCGCTCAAGACACACCTAATTTTGCTTACCTATTCGGATATACAAATGCATCATGGACACTTAAAATTAATATCGCTGCTAGTTATCTAGCACGTTTAATTAAAGAAATGAAAGAAAGAAAAAGAACGGCTGTTATTCCTCGTACTTCGAGTGAAAGTAATATAGATGAAAGCGTTTTGGACTCGTTAAACTCAGGTTATGTAAAAAGAGGAGGTAACACCTTACCAAGACAAGGAAAAAAACTCCCGTGGAGAGTTGTTCACAATTATAAAAAAGACAAGAAAATCATGAAAAAACCAATTGAGGATCAATATCTCGAATGGATTCCCTAAACCCTGAAAGATATAAGTTTTATTTAGTTAAGGCTTTTGTTTCTTAATTTTACAAGCGCCTTTTTGTCTTAAGGTTTTACTAGGGTCAAAGGATAAAAAAATAAAAAAGCGATAACAAAAGAAAATTGCTATCACTTTAAAATTTTTGTTTAAAAACTACTATTCTATAATCATTTTCTTAGTTGCTACTTTATGTCCTCGAACATACAACGTGTAGAAATACACTCCTACTGGTAATGAAGAACTATTAAAGAATATTTCTTGCTCTCCTAATTTTTCTAAGTATACTGTATCAATAACTTGACCAGAAGTATTACTGAAAACAATCGCTGCTTTTTCCATTGTCTCAGGAACGTAATATTTAATAGAGGTGGTTCCGTTGAAAGGATTAGGAATATTCTGATACAAAATAGCTTGATTTTTACCTGCCGTTAGTCCACCATCTGCACTTAACGTTCCATCACAAGCACAATTTTCTAGTTCATTTAATCTTGATAAAACCGAAGTCATTTCTGTTCTTAACTGAGCTACTTCTGCTTGTGCAGTTGATAAATCACTCTGTAAAGTTGAAATTAATGGTGCCAAGTCAACGTTTACAGATGATCCATTCTCAATAGCTACATTTAAATTAGTCCCTACTAGTGTAGCAGAAGTTAAACTTTGACTATCCGTATTATCTAAATATGATGATAAATCAACTGAGCTTGCGTCATTTGTTAGACTTAACGTGTTTCCTGTTAAAGTCAAATCTTGGGAATCCGTTCCTGTTCCATCTTGTAAACTAGATAAATCTACTCCTATTCCTCCTGATATCGTTAATGTCGTACCTGATAATCCTAAATTTTGACTATCTGTATTGTCCAAATATGGAGATAAATCAACTGTATCTGAATTTCCAGTAATACTTAAAATATTTGACGCTACAGAAATGCCTTGTGAATCCGTTCCTGTTCCATCTTGTAATACCGATAAATCTACTCCTATTCCTCCTGATATCGTTAATGTCGTACCCGATAATCCTAAATTTTGACTATCAGTATTGTCCAAATATGGAGATAAATCAACTGTATCTGAATTTCCTGTTATACTTAAAATATTTGACGCTACAGAAAGACCTTGTGAATCCGTATTATCCAAATATCCAGATAAATCAACTGTGGAAGCATCATTTGTTAAACTAAGTATATTTCCAGAAATAGTTAAATCTTGATTATCTGTATTATCTAAATATGAAGATAAATCAACTGTATCTGAATTCCCAGTAATACTTAAAATATTTGACGCCACAGAAAGTGCTTGTGAATCCGTATTATCCAAATATCCAGATAAATCAACTGTGGAAGCATCATTTGTTAAACTAAGTGTATTTCCTGAAATAGTTAAATCTTGATTATCTGTATTATCTAAATATGGTGATAAATCAACTGTATCTGAATTTCCAGTAATGCTTAAAATATCTGACGCTAAAGAAATGCCTTGTGAATCTGTATTATCCAAATATCCAGATAAATCAACTGAGTTTCCATTCGCAATACTTAAGTCTGTTCCTGATAAACTTAAATTCTGCGCATCGGTATTATCTAAATATGGTGATAAATCAACCGTGGAAGCATCATTGGTTAAACTAAGTGTATTTCCTGAAATAGTTAAATCTTGACTATCTGTATTATCTAAATACGGTGATAAATCAACTGTATCTGAATTTCCAGTAATACTTAAAATATTTGACGCCACAGAAAGTGCTTGTGAATCCGTATTATCCAAATATCCAGATAAATCTACAGTAGTTGCATCATTGGTTAAACTTAACGTATTATCTGATAAATCTAAATCTTGAGCATCGGTATCTGCTTCAGAAGCAATCCATTGTGAACCATTCCAACTGAAAGGAGAATCCAAGTCTATATCGTATACAAACAATCCCTTCTCTAACACTGATAAACTAGTTCCTAAAGTTGTCCTCTCTGCTGTTGTTAATCTATTTAATAATAAACCTTTGTTAGTTCCACTTAAATCTAAGGAAGCATTTGCATTTGGAAAATCCGTACCAATTCCTACACTCAATGGATTCGTAGCTCCTCCTAAAACCATCGTATTAGCACTTACAGCAGAGGCTCCATTTCCTATCGCTATAGAATTATCTCCACTGACAGTTGCATTATATCCTATGGCAATATTATTTGTCGCTGAACTTCCTGCATCATTGGAAGCCGCTTGATACCCGATAACAATAGCACCGTCATTTTGAACTACTGTATTTGCACCAATACCCACGGCATTTGCAGTAGCTATATTTGTTTGATATCCCATACCTACAGAATAATCTGAATTATCAGTTGTATCAAAGTCGTACCCTAAAACAATGGCTCCTGCCGCATTTTGCATATTACCTAGGTTACCGATACCTATTGAATATTGTCCTTCATTGTAGGAATAGTACCCCATAGTAATTACATCATTTTGAGCGGCAATCGCTTGAGAACCAACAAAAGTAGTTCGATTTCTATTTGTATTACCAGAAAATACTGTAACGCGTTGTCCTTGTACAGTACCTTGTGCTCGGCCATATCCTGAAAAAGCACCAAAACCTGCATTATCTTGTCCTTCTCTATTGGATGCCCCCGCAATGTAACCAACATATGTGTTTCTATTGGCATTTGTGGTACTATTAGTTCGATTATTATCCCAACCCGACATCGCCCCGACAAATGTATTAAAGTCAGCCCATTCAGTTGCTGGTCCAGATGCAGCACCTACCATAACATTATGAATTCCATCTCCAAGATCAATTGCAGCAGAATCTCCCAGAGCAGTATTATGATGACCGTCATCGACATCTGACATTGACTCGGAACCAACTGCTGTATTTCGATATCCTACATCGGCTGAAATACCAGCTTCATTTCCAACAAACGTATTTTTATAACCAGTTGTATTACTAAACCCAGCATCTTCTCCTATAAAAGTATTTTCATAACCAGTTGTGTTATTTGCCCCAGATTCCTCTCCTACAAAAGTATTATCATAACCTGTTGTATTATTTTCACCAGATTCGGCACCAACGAAAGTATTATCTCCTCCATTAATTGTTAATCTACCAGCTTCATATCCAATAAAAGTATTATCGAAACCGGTTGTGTTACTATAACCGGCCAAGTAACCAATAAATACTCCCTCTGAAGTTGTATTCGATCTACCCGCACTGTAACCAATAAAAACTGTTCTACTTCCTGATGTTATGAACGCACCAGTACTGTCTCCATAAAACGTATTAAAATCTCCAGAGGAGATATTTACTCCTGAACCGGTACCAGATGTTTCGTTTAATATTTGTGCATATGAAAATTATTTTAATAACATCATAAAAACAAGCACAACTTTTTGTTTTGCGTGTGTATTTATGTTTCTTATGTTATGTTTATCAATAAGTTACTAAATTAAAAATTGATTTTTAAGATATTTTTAACAAAAAAAATGTTCATTTAAAAACACTCAATATTCTAAACTGAGATAACTTCAAAATATGAATGATAAAATCGACCCGATTTTTTTAAAAAAAATTATTATTGGGAATACATCCTTTATAATTATCTATATTTGGAAACTGTGAAACGAACTAACTACATCATTTCTTGGGCACTTTTTGGCATTACATTTTTAGTTTATGCTTTATGCTCATCAGGAACAACAACATTTTGGGATAGTCCAGAATTTATAGCATCAAATTATAAATTACAAATCACTCATCCAGCTGGGGCACCTTTCTATACATTGATTTGTAATAGTATCATGGGGTTATTTTTCTTTTTGAAACCGGCACTTGTATCGAATTTAATTTCTTCGCTGTTCGGTGCATTAACAGTTCCTTTAATTTATAAAATTACGTTTCATTTTAGTGAAGGATTATTACAAAACCAAAACAGTAAAATTTCTTTGGTCACTGGGCTTGTTTCTTCATTGTCCTTTGCCTTTTGTAATAGCTTTTGGACCGCCTCAACAGAAACTGAAGTGTATACTTTTTCATTCTTCCTGCTAACGTTAATTGTTTGGATTGGTTTTAAATGGGAGGAAACAAAAGACGCAAGAACAGAAATAACCTATATCTTATTAATTTTTCTTTTACTAGGAATATCAGTTGGTGTTCATTTAATTAATATTGCTGTTATTATACCGCTCGCATTAATTTTTACGCACAAGAAATATGGTTTTTCAATAAAACATATTTTCACCGCTATTTTTGTTGGTATATTTTTATTTTTCTTTTTATTGAACTTTGTATTTCAGGGAATTATAAAATTATGTTCAGCTATTGATTTTTGGACTGTAAATTCTTTAGATTTTAATGTAAATCAAGGAGCTTTATTTACTTTAATTACTATTTTAGTTTTATTGATAACAGCAATCTTTGTCACGTTTAAAAATGAAAAAAGAGTTTTGCACTACTTAACTTTAAGTGTATGCATGTTTATAATTGGCTGTAGTAGTTTTTTGTTTCCTATCATCAGATCTCAAGTAAACACTCCTCTATCCAATACTACAAAAACAGCAAGTGAATTACTGAATTACATTCAAGCGAAACAATTTGGAGTAGATAAAATTCCTTTAGTAAGAGGGACATCTTTTAATGCTCCATTAGATGCAAGAGAACCTTATACTACAGGAAAAATTCAATATAAATACTTGACTTCCCAAAAGAAATATGTGGCTATTAATGATCCAAGATTTGAAGTTCCTAATTACGATCGTCGTTTTAATATGTTTTTTCCTAGACTATTTCATAAAAACTCTATTAATCAAAATGCTTATAAAACTTGGACAACCATTAAAGGAAAACCAATTAAAACCAATTTCAATAACCAAGATATAACTATTTCAAAACCGACATTCTCGGAAAATGTGGCTTTCTTTTATAATTATCAAGTAAATTGGTTATATCTAAGATATTTATATCATAACTTCATTGGTAAACAAAACGACCTAAAAGCAACTGGAGCCATAAAAAATGGAAATTGGATATCAGGATTTAACTTCTTTGATAAATCATTAATTGGAGACACGAAATACATTCCAAAATATTATAACAACAAAAACAGTAGAAATACCTTCTATTTCTTGCCTTTTTTAATGGGAATTTGGGGACTTTTTCTTCTTAGAAAAAACAAATTATTCTTTAGTGTCTCCTTATTATTATTTCTAACATTTGGTATCGGAATAACTTTATATGTTAATCCTGTTCCTCAAAGTTTACTTATTCGTGAACGAGATTATATTTTCGCTGCTTCCTTCATTTTCTTTTCTATATGGATTGGTATTTCGGTTATAGGGATATTCAAATCATTAAAATTTATAAAAAAAGAATCCACAAGATTAATAATTACAGCTGTAGTTACTTTTTTAGCTTCTCCTCTTCAATTGTTTGCTAAAGGCCTGGATAATCAGAATAGAAAACATGATACTTTTGCATATCAATTAGCAAAAACATACTTAGACTCTTGTCCAGAAAAAACTATTCTCATAACCAATGCAGATAACCTAACATTTCCTTTGTGGTATTTACAAGAAGTAAAAAATTATAGAACGGATATACGAGTAATTAATTATGACCAATTAGTTTTAGATTGGTATGTTGAGAAATTGAAGTATAAGATGAATGAATCTGAGCCAGTAAAGACTACTTTATCGGAAAAATTTATATCTCAACCTTTTTCGACGGATATTGCTTATAATAAAATAACAAATCAATATTTCAATATTAAAAGTATTGCTTCTTTCTATGATAATCCTCAGAATAGAATAAAGTATCAAGATAAAGAATTAAACTTTTTCCCTACAGAAAATTTAATATTACCTATACGAAATGTTCCTTATTTCAGTCTTGAAAAAAAATTATTAAATCGAAACTTGAATCAAATGGATACATTGCGCTGGCAATATAAAAAGCCAGGATACAGAAAAAATGATATTGCTTTATTAGATATTATTGCAAGCAATGTAGATTCAAGACCAATTTGTTTTACAGAAATGGGAAACAACAAACATACCGTTGGTTTAAATTCTTATTTGGTAGAAAAAGGATTAGTCAATCAATTGATCCCAGTTTCAACATTGAAGGACGAAAATCCTAAAATTGTAAATACAAAAAGTACCTACGAAACTTTAATTCAGAAAACGAATTTCTTAAAACTAAACGATTACGAAACCAAAGTAACTGACGAAGCTATAAGTCTTTCTAAAATTATTTTAAGAAGAAAATACTACTTTTTAGCTCAGGCACTAATTGAAGAAAAAAAGTACAATAAAGCTTTAAGGGTATTAGAGTTTGCCGAGAATCAATTTCCAAATGAAAATATTCCTTACGGAGAGTTTGCATTTGCATTAGGGAAATTATATTATCGTTTGAACAAAGTTGAAAACGGATCTTCAATATGTAAAACGGCTATTAATAACATTGAACAGGAAATCAAATGGATGACTTCCTTTAATACTCCAAATCCTATTATTAACGTTAGACATGCTAATTATCTATTTCAAATATATAGTCAAATGATCAATCAAATGCAACCATTAGATAAAGCATATTTCGAAGAAAAATCAATCGACTTAAAGGCTATTCAAAAGCTTTTAAATCGATGGAAAAAGAAAAATTGGCCCTATTAATTATTGTTTATGTTCTTTTACTCAACAGAAGTTACCTCATCTCAAATTTCGTCTGATAGCCCATTATTTCAAAGAACTAAAAAGGCCTATGAATTAGTTAAAGATAAAATTCACGGTAATATTTTAGAAATTGGACCAGGTGAAGGTTACGGTTTAGAAATTTTATCACAAACTCAAAAAGAACTAAATATATCTGCTGTAGATAAATCTAAATATGCTATTCAAAGACTAAAGAATAAATTCCCTAACGCGAATGTAATTCAACAGAGAGTTCCACCGCTTTCAAAAATAGCGTCTGATAGTCAAGATTTTGTCATTGCTTTTCAAGTTATTGAACATATTAAAAACGATACTTACTTCTTAAAAGAAATTCATCGAGTTTTAAAACCTAATGGAACGTTATTCCTAACAACTCCAAATGCAAATCGTTCTGTTAGTAGAAATCCATGGCATTACAAAGAATATACTTTTGAAGAATTATTGCAACTAAATAATAGAATTTTTCAAGAATCTAAAGTTAAAGGAATTACAGGTTCAGAAGTTGCTATGAATTATTATGAAAAAAATAAAAAATCGGTTGCTAAAATTTTAAAATGGGACATTTTTAAAATAGAAAAACATGCACCTAGATTTATTTTAAAACTACCATATGAACTGTTAAACAGATTCAATAGAACTAACTTACTTAAAAAGCATTCTGAAATTATAACCAACATTGATGAAAATAGCTATTTTCTTACTGAAGAATGCGATGAAAACACATTAGATTTCTTCTGTGAACTGAAAAAATAGAGAACACAATATAATTTCAACTTAAAACAAAAAAAGCGCTCTAACTAGAACGCTTTATAACTTGTATCTTTTAAACTACTAACTTATTTTAAGTTGGCCAAGCTTGCCTTTAATGTTTCAATTTTAGCTACCGCATCAGCTTCTTTTTTACGTTCATTGGCTACAACTTGATCTGGTGCATTATTTACAAAACGCTCATTAGCTAATTTCTTTTGAACTGATTTTAAGAATCCTTCTGTATAGTTTAACTCTTCTGTAATTTTCTTTATTTCTTCTTCTACATCAATACTATCAACTGAAATAGGAATAAAATATTCATTTGATTTTACTCTAAATGAAGCTCCATCAATTTTCTCCTCAACATAAGAAATCTCAGAAGCGTTTACTAACTTCTTGATTACTTCATCATATTCTGTTGTAACAGACTCGTTATTTATAACTGACAATTCGATACTTTCTTTAAAAGCAATATTTTTGTCTTTACGAATTGTTCTAATACCTGAAACAACTTCAGTCGCAAAATCAAAATCTGAAATTAACTTATCGTCATATTTTGTTAATTCAGGATACTTAGCAACGATTAGTGCCTCCTCTACCGACCTATCAGAAATAGAATGCCAAATCTCTTCTGTAATAAATGGCATGAATGGATGTAATATTCTTAAGTTATCTTCAAAAATTGCAATAACCTCGTCATATGTTTTCTTATCTATTGGCTGTTGATAAGCTGGCTTTATTATTTCTAATAACCAACCACAAAAATCATTAATAATCAATTTATACATTGTCATTAAAGAATCACTCAACCTATACTTACTATAGTTATCTTCGATACTTTCTAACGCTTTCTGGAATTTAGCTTTATACCAATCAATTGCTAATTTACTATGCTTTGGTTGTTCTATATCTTCTGAAACCTCCCAAAGTGTAGTTAAATAAAACGCACTCCAAATTTTATTACTTAATCCTTTTCCTTGCTGACATAAAGCTTCATCGAATAACAAATCATTACCTGCAGCTGAACTTAATAATAATCCAACGCGAACACCATCAGCACCAAACTCTTCAATTAATTTTAATGCATCAGGCGAGTTCCCTAATTGTTTACTCATTTTACGACGTTGCTTATCACGAACTAATCCTGTTAAATAAACATTCTCAAACGGACGTGCATCTTTGTATTCATAGCCAGCAATAATCATACGAGCCACCCAGAAAAATAAAATATCTGGACCGGTAACTAGATCATTTGTTGGATAATAATATTTAATTTCTTTGTTTTCAGGGTTTCTTATCCCATCAAATACAGACATTGGCCATAACCAAGAAGAAAACCAAGTATCTAAAACATCAGGATCTTGTTTTAAATCTTCAGCTGTAATTTCATAATCATTAGTTTTTTTCCAAGCTAACTTTACAGCTTCTTCTTTCGTCTCTGCAACCACAAAGTCTTCTTTACCATCACCATAGTAAAATGCAGGAATTTGTTGTCCCCACCATAATTGACGAGAAATATTCCAATCGCGGATATTTTCCATCCAGTGACGATAGGTATTTTCGAATTTTCGAGGATACAACTTAACATCTCTACCTTCTCCAAAAACAGATTCTAAAGCTGGTTTTGCTAAATCTTCCATTTTTAAAAACCATTGGTCTGATAATCTTGGTTCGATGACAGCTTTTGTTCTCTCAGAAGTCCCAACTTTGTTTGTATGTTGCTCATTTTTAACTAAGTATCCTTTTTCTTCTAACTCCTTCGAAATTTCTTTACGAACTACAAAACGGTCTTTGCCTTGATAATGTAAACCGAACGAATTTAAAGAAGCATCTTCATTAAAAATATCAATTACTTCTAATGCATGCTTATCTCCTAAAACCTTATCATTTTCATCGTGAGCAGGAGTTACTTTTAAACATCCCGTACCAAACTCTAGATCTACATAGTCGTCTTCAATAATAGGAATTTCACGATTACATAAAGGAACAATGGCTTTCTTTCCTTTTAAATGAGTATATCTCTCATCCTTTGGGTTAATACAAATCGCTGTATCGCCTAAAATAGTTTCTGGACGAGTAGTTGCAATTGTTACTTTCTCATCAGATCCAACGATATCATATTGTAAGTAGTATAAATTACCTTGACGCTCTTCATAAATAACTTCTTCGTCAGAAAGAGTTGTTTTAGCTTCAGGATCCCAATTTACCATCCTGTATCCACGATAAATTAAACCTTTGTTGTATAAATCAACAAAAACTTTAATAACCGCTTCACTCATATCATCATCCATTGTAAACTTTGTACGCTCCCAATCACAAGAAGCACCTAATTTCTTAAGCTGTTCTAAAATAATTCCCCCGTACTTATCTTTCCAATCAAAAGCATGTTTTAAGAATTCTTCTCTTGTAAGGTCATTCTTATTTATTCCTTCTTCCTTTAATTTTGCCACTACCTTTGCTTCAGTTGCAATCGACGCGTGGTCAGTACCTGGTACCCAACAAGCGTTTTTACCGAGTAAACGAGCTCTACGGATTAAGACATCCTGTATTGTATTATTCAACATATGTCCCATGTGTAAAACACCTGTGACATTTGGTGGTGGAATTACAATCGTATAAGGTTCTCTTTCATCTACTTCTGAATGAAAATAGTTGTTTTTCATCCAATATTCGTACCATTTGCTTTCTACTTCGTTTGCATTGTATTTCGATGGAATACCCATTTGGTGTACTTAAAATTTTAATTATTTACTAAGTTTAGCCGTATTCAACAATATTGAGTATGGCATCATTTTTGAATAATGATGGACAAAAATACAACTATCTATGATGTGATAAAATTAGTAGTTGATTTTTTATAACTAAAAATTTATATTAGATTTGTAATATTAGAGGAAATCCCTAAAACAATTATCAGAATTATGAAAACAATTTTATCATTCATCGTAATTTGCTTTGTAACTTTAGCGGTAAACGCACAGGAATTTAAGTTTAAAAGTGAGTTAATTAATTATGGAAAAATTACTCAAGGATCAGAAGGAAAAAGAGTTTTTGAGTTTACAAACGTAGGAGATGCTCCATTAATTATAAGCGAAATTAAATCAACTTGCGGTTGTACAGTACCTAGTAAGCCAGAAAAGCCAATTATGCCAGGAGAGAAAGGACAAATTGAAGTTTCTTATGATACTAAGAGGTTAGGTGGTTTTTCTAAAGCGATCACAATTTACTCGAATGCCAAGCAAGAAAGAAAAATGTTAAAGATTAAAGGATTTATTACGAAAGGTGCAGACGCTAAAGGAAAGTCTTAATATATATCACTTCTCGAAAAATAAAAAAGAGCTTAACAGCTCTTTTTTTTTATCTTAAATTCTCTTCTTCAATCTAAATCTGTATTTATACCTCTGCCCTGCCCGTTCTATCTCTAAAGTAATTCTTTTTTCTGGCCTTTCTTGGAACAAACCATTTATTTGGCTTAAGGTATACGTATAAGCGGGATTCCCATTAATCCTTTTTATTACATCATCTTTTTCTAATCCAACAAGATATGCAGGAGAACCTTCTAAAACATTACTGACTTTATAAGCTGGTTTAAATCGATAAAAATAACTAGTAACAAATGAAATGGTTTTATTATCAGAAACCTCACCACTTCCTAAACCGTCCATTGAGATTGAATTTTGTTTTTCTTTCACTAGCTCCTGTCCATCATAAATAACTGATAAGCCACTCATATTGTAATAAAACCCTCTTTTTAACGAACCACTCTTTTTAAAAATCACACGTCTTCCTCCATAGTCAAGCCAAACTTTAAATCTTTTTAAAATATTTCCTCCAATACTTCCATTTCTTAGCCTAAACTGCCTTGCATTTGCCGTTGAAGTCGTATCAAGAAAAGATACAG contains:
- a CDS encoding DUF1573 domain-containing protein, which codes for MKTILSFIVICFVTLAVNAQEFKFKSELINYGKITQGSEGKRVFEFTNVGDAPLIISEIKSTCGCTVPSKPEKPIMPGEKGQIEVSYDTKRLGGFSKAITIYSNAKQERKMLKIKGFITKGADAKGKS